The following coding sequences lie in one Salvelinus fontinalis isolate EN_2023a chromosome 21, ASM2944872v1, whole genome shotgun sequence genomic window:
- the LOC129818668 gene encoding uncharacterized protein LOC129818668, producing MCVCVCVCVCRLNMNGPKRTWQQVKIKYKNILQNAVKKNTHRQGTGGGSPKADLTPAEDMALELNKGRPVLEGIPRGKETSIGSSQDATRFIQVSGSTVFLLEPPAQAPDDADPGEGPSAAATAHDGDDDEEETISLDSRRHEDPDAIQWENQPGNISSQAIRKLYGNHLRHQIELADIDIQYKKKKMENLALESEIKKRTIRKLDLEIKKLERELQEDDTAQNKKLAISTTKSSL from the exons atgtgtgtgtgtgtgtgtgtgtgtgtgtgtagattaaacatgaacgggccaaaacggacatggcagcaggtcaaaatcaaatacaagaacattctgcagaatg cagtgaaaaagaatacccacagacaaggcacgggtggtgggtcaccaaaggctgaccttaccccagcagaggacatggccttggagctaaataaaggcaggcccgtcttagaggggatccctagggggaaagagacgagcataggttcctcccaagatgccacccgcttcattcaag tgtctggcagcactgtgttcctgttagagccaccagcacaagcaccagacgatgctgatcca ggtgaaggccccagtgcagcagcaacagcacatgatggagacgatgatgaggaggagaccatctctctggattccagaaggcatgag gacccagatgctatacagtgggaaaaccagcctggcaacata agctcacaagctatcagaaagttgtatggcaaccacctccggcaccaaatagaactggcagacatagacattcagtacaagaagaaaaagatggaaaatcttgcactggagtccgaaataaaaaagaggacaattaggaaactggaccttgaaataaaaaaacttgagagggag ctccaagaagatgacacagctcaaaataaaaaattag caatcagtacaaccaagtcatcgttataa
- the LOC129818669 gene encoding putative nuclease HARBI1, with protein sequence MVCNADCVISNVVAKWPGSVHDSRIFRASEIYQCLSQGEFSGVLLGDRGYGCQPFLLTPFTDPQEAQQAYNHAHARTRARVEMTFGLLKARFHCLHKLRVSPVRACDITVACAVLHNVACLRKERAPRVPPAMDWDNPEIFPDDDSGRLLRDQYVLNYFS encoded by the exons atggtctgcaatgctgactgtgtgatcagcaatgttgtggcaaaatggcctggctcagtccatgactccagaatctttcgggcctctgaaatctatcagtgcctatcacaag gtgaattctctggtgtgttgctgggagacagggggtatggctgccagccttttctcctgacacctttcacagacccccaggaagcacagcaggcctacaaccatgcccatgccaggaccagggccagagttgaaatgacctttggcctcctgaaggcacgctttcactgccttcacaaattaagggtcagccctgttagggcatgtgatattactgtggcttgtgctgtcctccacaatgtggcctgcctgaggaaggagagggcccccagagtgccaccagccatggactgggacaatccggaaatcttccctgatgacgacagtggtcggctgctgagggaccaatatgtgttgaattattttagttag